A region of the Ptychodera flava strain L36383 chromosome 22, AS_Pfla_20210202, whole genome shotgun sequence genome:
TCGATCGCTctcgggtcaggggtcatcTCCAACCTGTACCTACTTTATCCCCATATACGACAGTGACAACtggtattttcaaccatttttcaATGAGCACTCAAGGGTTCCTGCTCGAATTCGAACATTTGCCTTCAAGCGCAGAGCGCATTGAGTACGTTGGAGGTCAAAAGCTCACAATGCGACCAAAAGCCGTCAACGTTTACGACagcaaaatggtgaaaaatacaTGTTCTTATTGTCGAGGTAGTTAGCAGGGGTAAAGAATGAGTCGTAGATATTCATAAAGCGGTTAGAGGTTGATTTACTCAAAGACAAATACAATTCGTTATTTTGCGTGCTAAATCAGCCATTGGCGTCGTGGTAAACTACCAAAGTGGTTAGCTCGCAGTGGTTCTGTGGCGGTGACCCCTAAACCGGACGCCACTTCCCctctgcgtattcacagctaagCACTAGCCAACGCCCTGTGTGAATGGCACGACTTCTCGCCGCTCATGTCTTCACAGAAACACTCACGTTGAAAACAGCCCCTccgtgtggagggactgtgggttGAACCATGGAgtcttttggtagctccatggttCAACTAGCCTAGTATACTGACGTCCAAGTCCCAAATCTTCACATGAGTGATATAAATCAATACTTTGTAGACCCGTCGAACGCCCGGTGGTATGAGCTAAATAGCTTTAATGCAAAGTCGTAAATTTGCTGTTGTACTTGCTGTGTCAACTGGCCCTGACCCGCAGAGTCAGGACTTTGTACAACAACCTGTTGAACAGTCCATGGGGTATACATACTGGCAGAAGGCTTCAAGGTAAACTTCAGTACCGAGCTGCAATTTATCGGCACAGTGAAATTCCAATGGGAAGGCGTGGGCTCTAGCACGACCCCGGCCTGCCAAAGCTTGCAAAGTGTATCATCGACGTTACGTCCGTGTCCCATGGTATGACCATGGATGTAGTTGCGGAGATGACAAACGTTTAACTGTTTGTGGCTCAGACTCCTTCTGTCAGTATAGTTatagcatggatgtaaaaagtagatttttacatccatggttataGATACCTTGTAGGTGTTAGAAGATCCATGGACAGTAGAAGGGAAGGATTGTTTTATATTAGAACCATGTACGTAAAAATAGATCCATGGTTAGAACATACGCCTCAGTCGTTGAAGCAGAAACTCTAAAATCGAAAGGATGGATCAAAAGGAGACTGAATGACCACGGTGTCAATGCCATCCGCTTTTTTCTGACTCAATGCCATTACATAAGTATTTTGAATAAGATGTTCACGTGTGTCCACAGGCACCAAGCCCGTCGTTTCGCGAAGTCCCATGTTAACAACAAAAAAGTATGTTGTTATCACAAGGGCTTCGCGAAGCAACGAGCCTAGCGCCTGTGCGTGTGTGCGGATGAAAGTTTTTGACGTTTTCTGCACTGTCCGATGCCACATGACGTACCCACAGTAGGGCCAGTCACTTCGCACCAAACCAATTTACCAGTTCGTCCCACCATttgtaccaaaaccacctcgtcgcAACTACTAGCACTTCCTCGCCCCACGCCACTTCGCCCACATACTAGTAATTCTAAAGAGCTGTGGTGAAATAATTGTCCGGCAGTGACAACGTTGTCTCCGCATACGATCGTAGGCAAGCAAAGGGTACTATACAGCCAGTGTCCGGCGCAGTATTGGGCGATTCAGTTTCTCGAAATGTATTCACCTTCAAAGGGTCGCGGGATAAAtggttgatgaaattttcaaggGCGTTGGTTGGTTATTTTCGGCTTTTATTTACCGTTTGGCGACAGTATGTGGTAAAATGGGGTGTTTTGGGGTCGAACTGTGAATAGTTGGGCGAAGTCGTtctggtacgaggttgttttggcgCGAGGTGATTTTGGTGCCAAATGGTGTGGGACGAGGTGGTACAGTGCGGTTATTTTGGTTGCGCTCATGTCGGTATGTTTGCGACGGCAGAAAACGCTATCAATTTTTACCGTCGCTGCAACTCAACGATGTAATTCTCTGTTAATTTACAGGTCGGGTTTAGATCAATATTTACCGCTTTTCAAGCCAGATCAGAAGACATGGCTGAACTTTCACTGGAGGAGAAAAGAGCACGTCGAACGTTAGAACTGCCACAACAGATCGATTTAAAAAAACAGTCCGTGGAGGTCGAGGTGAGATATGTAGAGTCATTGAAAGTTATTATTGAAAAAAAGCTGCAATTTTCGTGGTCATTTCTCGCCGGCGGGTTTCCATTTTGCCGTTTTAGCGGACGGGGAATAGTGGAAGATTTTCCTCGTTAGCGGACAAGAACATTTGATATTATTAGTGATCAGGTGACTTGGAAAAAAGCCAAATGGGCGGACATAGAGTATTGATCGGTTATTCCTGGGAGTTTGTCGACAGAATGGGAAAAGCTTTTGCTACAGAGATGACTGTGAGAACTTGTGGGAAAGTGTTGAAAGGAAAAACAGTTATTGGCGGGACAGAGAAATTCAATTCATAGGGAGGGGGCAGTTACGAAAAGCTCAGAGATGAATTCCCCTCCAAATGTTAACTTTCTTCAATTATGAAAAACTCCAACGATTACACTATCTAACAATTTACAGGTTGACTGCCCCTACATGTGACTGCAGATTAGTTTGCTGGTGCATTGTCATAAAGTGACGTTTTACTGAATTGTTGATCTTACCATATACTCAGATTCAGCCATCACATGTCGGTGAATTCATTGCGACAATGTTAACATGATCAACGtcaagaaatgaaatttaagTTTCACGATATTCAACGATTTCCAAATCTCTTAATAAAAACCGTCTTGAAAAAAGCTCAAGACCCTTCACCACACTGGTGGAAAGATGTTACACTGTTGACTAGCGAAGAAACGACCTCTTCTTCTGCCTTTCATGAGCTCAAAgttgtaatctttacattttagGGCGAGAAGAACATTCGAGTGAACCCTGTAGTGGAAGGAAAACCTTTAATCTCGGTATTTTACGATGATTGCACTACATTGCACGAGGCTTTTAAAAGAGGACTCAAAGTTTCAGGCAAGGACAAatttattaaagggacaaagtcggttttagacacgatacatgaaaccatcgcgaaaatgaattaatggtcatgaccattaattcattttcgctatGGTTTCGTTTATCGTCTCTAAAACcgaggtcaaatatatgcatggtcacccattcattcagtatctttcaacatgtcaaacaatataagtattatctcgtatcaaacaaaattcatgaaaaatggccgactttgtatCTTTAATGCTTAAGTCCTCGATTTTTGTtagtaattttatttcatttataagaGTGAATGCGCCATGTGTGTATGTCATCGCATAGACGGTAGAACTCCTGCCGCCTATGGTCATTGCGACAGAGAACGTATTACGAGCAAATTAAGCAGATTGgagaaaacatatttatttgGTTAATTATTCTGTTATTCATACTTATAAGTGTATTTGTCAATGCAAGTACGTAAGTGGCTTAACATGAAACTTGTAAGAGGAGACACAAATCATGAATTATTTGAAAACTCGTGATACTGACCTCGACTTTCCTTCAGTCATTCAAGCTGATACATATAGTGTTCACATTGTATGACCATTTTGCGGCGTATTACTGTAACATAACCAAATCATATCTTTTGGTTTTTTTCTAGACAACGGTGCTTGTCTTGGCTGGAGACCTGGACCAGAGAAACCGTATCGATGGGTTACCTACAACCATGTGAGTTGAAGACAATATTCATGTGCATGTCAGTTATCATGAAATGTTCgttaactttaaaaaaatcCCTGAAGTTTATATGAAATAATCCGTAAACCCTTTTGTGTATTGTAAAACCTATGGTAGCTATGGATGAATTTTACTATTATGGGATTACCCACAATTCAGTCTGACTGTACACACAATGCTTTCTGAAGTCAAGGCAATGTCGTCTGTGTGCCGtttacaaattaattttattcgtTGAGATTTGACGTCCaagttatttcattcaaattgccAGGGAATTGGAAGGCGATGACGTTTTACTGTGATCAAGATATAACGTTTTGTGAAACTATGAAAGTCATTTAATTTGTAGAGAGAAGTTGAAAGGAAAATTTGGAAATCTACGCACTGTTTACGACGCCGCaagaaacatttattttctgATAGAATGTATAACAAAGGAACGTATATATATTAGATCATCAAAAGAAACATGACGTAAGATAAATCTGTTATTACCTCGGACCGCATTCAACAAGTTATTTTTACTTTAAATTGTTCTCTTTATAGGTGTACAAAAGAGCTTGTGATTTCGGAGCTGGATTAACAATCATAGGATGTCCAGCAGGTCAGGAAACATTCATAGGAATTTACTCCCAGAATAGAATCGGCGTAAGTATTGTTTTCTCTTGCACGAAACGATTCAACAAACACAACTCTAAGGCATAAAACTACAGTACTtcgaatgagagagagagagagagagagagagagagagagagagagagagagagagagagagagagagagagagaaacttCGGGCTACCTATCGATGATACTCAATACACTAACATGACCAGTTTTCAACATTATGAGAGCGTGTTTTTATCGTGTTATGTAAATGAGTCCTATAGCAGTTACAATCCCTATCAAAACATCCTTGCAAAACTATCAATGCTATACGATTTCGATATTGGTGCAAAGTAACTAAACTAGCGAAGTGAGCATTATTCTTCCTTTTTTCATGGTTTGTAATTTGTTTTACGACTTTTCTCCCTCAAGTGGACGATTGCTGAGCAAGCCTGCAATAGTTACTCCATGGTGGTTGTCCCGCTGTACGACACGCTGGGACCAGAGGCATGTACACATATCATCAACCAGTGTAAGTCACACCAATATTTGCATGTATCCCAGCGAAACCGCCCACCGCTTTCTTTACTAGTAATCGCAAATGCATGAGTCTTATAAATTTGACTGTACGGCATGTCAAATAATAAGGACAAAGTATCCGAGCACGtgtgtgaatacatgtacatgtgtatatacatGGACATGCTCAAGTATTTGATCCTAGGATGCTGGCCTGTAAATGTATTCCATGATGTTGAGAATTATAACACCCTGGTGTGGTGTGTCAGCACTGCGACttttttatcagaaaaataCGGACCAAAACTGTTCTAACAGACTTGTGCCGAAGTTATGTTATGGGAGATCTTGCCCAATGAACAGGTTATAAAGTTTTAGAATGCGccccagggacagatattcggactctcaaactctaCAAATTGTTATGAtcgaccacttgtgggggcttgttttgaagctcttggagagagtaaagtattttactgtttagttttgtgaaaatcgggagtTTATTATCCCCCTATAGCGATAACAAAgggatgatggccattttgaatttcaaatatcggtaggCCTAAATAACGCGTAATTTGATTCCccagtaccaaagtttgctcggtgacccctgacttttattcttgattttgaaagactggttgaaagtttgcttgaggaaaatttgagcaagagTTTCagcctttcattttcgaggcgcgaactgcATGTACCTtaaagggaaaaaaacatatCACATTATACTGCTGAACAATGAGTGGACAAGTCCAGCTATCCGCTCATAAATAATCATATCGTACTAAATAGGTGACGATGGATAACATTATAAATTTGGAAGGAGAAATCGTTTTGGTTGAAAAACATGGCTGACGTTGTTGCttgtttacaattttatttaGGCGACATAACGACCGTTGTGTGTGACACACCCAAGAAGATCGAGTTGTTGGTAAacagagcagacgacacacCATCACTAAAGAGAATCATCTTGATGGACGATTTCACCGACGAAGACACAAAAAAGGCCACCGAGAAAAATATCGACGTCCTACAATTCCGAGAAATCGAGGTAATCGCACGCAACATGCTTTCAACTCTATTTGCACCTCTGATTCACACATAGGATAAAAGAAACTTtgcttttttaattttaagtaTTTAAATTTCTTTAAGCCGTTTAGTGAAGTTGAAGTCATACTTGACCTCGGATAAAGATGATCAATTCGGTGATATTGATCGAGTCAATTACTTTACATCGTAAACGCGTGAGCGCGAAGTACGACATACTGGTAATGTCCGACTGCTTGAAGTGATAAAAGGGGTGCGTTTTGATGTTAAACAGTTATAGTACATCATTTTGTTCTGGGAAAACAAGTTAGTACTTTATTTTCTCCttcccctaatttttattcagATAAAAGTTTTAGCCTTGCGAACGCAATGCATTCTGTACAGCGTGTGATGTTTTCGTTGAGAAGTGATGAATGCTATAGTAGTGGAAATCAAGGATGACATTCAACACGACCCATGCACGCACAGGCTGTGAGGACATGTTGCACACAAGGCGTACATTGCGGCATGGTTCGGAGTGCAGCAAGTCACTGCATTATACAAACAGGAAAAACCAAAGGAACATTCGTAAATCTTACATCTGATGGAGTCATTAATAAGCCTGCATTGAACAATCTCCGTCAAAATGATTGTCCGAGGTGGCTGCGCTCACACAGTATTTTCTCTTCTTAATTGGAGCCACAAGAGTACCTTTGTCTTGTAGAGCATCAATTATAGCTTTGGAatatgtgtacatacatactatGTACTACCTATACGGGGAATAGTGtgcatttatttacatttaGTTCAGCCATAAACACCCAAGGTTTTACTGATATAGGGACACCAGCGGTACAGCCATACTGACTTGAAATATCGTCGACAAAATCATCACAGGGTAACATTCTAACTACAAGGTGTAGCTCTATGCAGACTGACTGAGATCTTTGCACGAGACAGACATCTCAGTACGTGCGTGTTCAATCATTTAAAAATGTAAGTTCTGGTTCTTATTTTTTTGTAGACACTTGGTAGGAACAACCCTCAGGACGTCCAGGTAAGGCTGAATGGTTGCTATTTATCATGCTACAAGACTTGAATTTGTATTGACCACTTATAATTTGGGATTGCAGTCTCGAAGAGTCACGTGCTTTCGAATGGAAAATGTCAAAAGCTATCAGAAGTGAATCCTGCAGTTTTCATTTGCTTTTTTCGATTTGTGCCACTCTCCGTCGTTTGCTTCAATATAAGCGTCGACACGTCTAATTTCACGAAATTCTTTAAAGTTGCCACAAGTCTGTATATTTTCTGACTTTTCAATTTCCAAAATGACCCGCTGAACGGCTTCTGTTCCTCGGTTTCAGCCCCCTTCGCCAGACCACATCGCCACGGTGTGTTACACCAGCGGTACAACGGGTTTACCCAAGGGCGCTCTCATTTCACACGGAAATATCATAGCAGTTGTATCGGGGACGCTAGCGAGCAAAGGGGTAAGTTGCAAAATCCGAGTCGAAGACGTTAGAAAAGTGCTCCCTAGTAGAGCGACAAAAGGCCGATAAGATTTAGGGCTATTCGATATCACCAACTGATAAAAGGCTGATTCGATaatatttacatgaattattatGGAAATCATGCTTTAGATGGAAAACAGTTATGACTGGTAATATCATTGTTAGAAGGTAAGGGGAAGTTGGAATGGGATTCAGGACAATTTGTAGAACTACCCAGGGTAGTGAATATTTACATCAAACTACTCGTACTTTTGTAAGATTTTGAACGCAAAGTGTGCACAGTAGGAACTATCACATGAGAACATTAATCGTGTCTacttcaagaataaaagtcgaaAGTCACAGTGCAAAAGTTAGTAGACCTGAAGTGGAGAAGCAAATTATCAATCGCTTACAGATACtttaaattcaaatggccgccacccctgcgttcactgtatggggaaaattaaagttTCGATTTTCGCAGAGTAAGCCTGCGTAACTTTATTTTTAGCCAATAAGCTTAAAAATTGGCCTCCACAAATGTTACACCAAAAGTGTATTTTTTGGAAAGTCCAAATGTCTCTCCAAGAGGTGCATTCTATCTTGACTTTTTTTCCATGTTTGACTTGTTCTTCCTCCATGTCATTATCCATGTACAGGAGTTTTTGTTGTTTGGGCCCGAAGATGTATATATCTCATACTTGCCACTGGCTCATATCTATGAGAAGTTCGTTCAGGTGAGAATTCTCCACACAGATCCATTTAAATTCAACGTAAGCCGTCCAAAGGATTATAATTTTGGAGGAACGCAAGCACTTTCAAACATTTGAAAGACGTATCTTAAAGGTTAATATATTTGTTTGCTACGCGGGATTGTAATCGCATCTTAATTGGATGCCTATAGCCTTTGACCCTGCCACAAAACATGCTCATCCAAACAGCCTTTCGATATTATGAGAACAGTGCAATGGAAAAAAGACAATATGATCTTTGTATTGATTTCTCCcttctctctctcgctctctctctctctctctctctctctctctctctctctctctctctctctcaggctATGCTCTTTATGCATGGCTGCAAAATAGGATTCTTCAGTGGCGATATCAAAGAACTGACCAACGATATACAAGAATTAAAACCAACCATTTTCCCACTTGTACCTCGATTACTCAACAGGTTATACGACAAGGTGGGTATAATTTATATACTGTTTATACATTAACACCTCCCTCGGACCCGAATGATCGAGTGTTCTCCCTGTGTTCTCTCTGCTTCCCAACGTGCCAATCGCCTAAACGAACTGCTATATACAGTATGCCCGTGCAGCATTCTAATTACTCGGGGACTCTAACATGCAGAAAGTCACGGTCATCACATTAACACATAGACATATAGGAAACCAAAGTACAGCATAGCCTAAAACAATCGCGATCTAGTTCTGCCTCACATTATGTCAACTTCTTCTCTTTATAATACCCAAATAAAAAAGGGGTTCCTGATCTCCCAAATACAAAAGTAAAGAAGACTCACGGTAATAAAACTCCACGCCTTAccaatttcaaaagtttgttaATAGGATACTCAACGGAAGAGTTCAGAGACCTTTTATTCAGCATGGCTATAGGCATATCACTCGACCGTACTGTCAGTTTTCAGGGTTAATTTTAGCTATACATCAACATTTACTAGTGTCGGTATACAGTCTGGGATCTTGGGATGGTATTTTAACAGGGAATAAAGAATGCTTGGCGGGCCCTCATCCCAGTAGTCACATACATGCTTTAACTTGAAAGTCTCGTTTGATGAAAATTGATTGGACGAGAACTCAGAGAGTCCACATTTAACGGTGCCTAAGACTTCAAGCCTGCTTGCCCGATGCTTTAACTGTCCAAAAATTCCAATCATCGAATCGAATATCATTTGCCACGCTGagtcaaataaaaacaaaaaattatgtgAATTGTAAAAACTTAActaaatttctaaatttatcTCCGAAATTATTCACGAGAAACCGGCTGACGGGTTTACAAAGAGGGAATGCGTGAACGAATGCAAGTCTTGTAGAAAGTGATGACGTATCTGTTTACGTCACATGGATTGGAGTGTCGACAGTCCCTCTTGCATTCTTTGCCAAAAGTAGGCGACATAGTCCCTGTGGAAAGAACCGTTGAATATCCTTTCCCCACAGCCGAGAGCGAAAGGCCTGCAAAAGACCTACAAAAACCATAACGGTGCAAGCAGTTGTTGAAAGTCTATAGTTATAGGGAGCCCTACGCACGGGCATGTTAACGTTCTGACTTTGCTGTACCCTGACATCTTGTGATCTACAGATCACCGCCGGAGTCGCAGAAAAGAAGCCGATCATCAGAAAGTTGTTTGCTCTCGCtctgaaaaagaaagaagaggAACTGAGAAGGTACAGATATGTTTCATGTATATCCAGTATACGTTTTACTTGTTCTATGTGCATGTGCGTGTCCTGCAGTGATTTGTCAACAAGTCTGGCAAGATGAATTTACAATGGCTTGGTTGCTTGATTTCCTGCTCAAGAATAGGTTTGTCGATGTATATAT
Encoded here:
- the LOC139122565 gene encoding long-chain-fatty-acid--CoA ligase 5-like translates to MAELSLEEKRARRTLELPQQIDLKKQSVEVEGEKNIRVNPVVEGKPLISVFYDDCTTLHEAFKRGLKVSDNGACLGWRPGPEKPYRWVTYNHVYKRACDFGAGLTIIGCPAGQETFIGIYSQNRIGWTIAEQACNSYSMVVVPLYDTLGPEACTHIINQCDITTVVCDTPKKIELLVNRADDTPSLKRIILMDDFTDEDTKKATEKNIDVLQFREIETLGRNNPQDVQPPSPDHIATVCYTSGTTGLPKGALISHGNIIAVVSGTLASKGEFLLFGPEDVYISYLPLAHIYEKFVQAMLFMHGCKIGFFSGDIKELTNDIQELKPTIFPLVPRLLNRLYDKITAGVAEKKPIIRKLFALALKKKEEELRRGIIRNNGVWDKLLKKPRQSLGGRVRMMTIGAAPVSPKILTFARCIFGCYFIEGYGQTECAGCCTATLMNDTVAGHVGAPLPCFEVKLDDVAEMEYYASNSQGEVCLRGPAVFKGYYKEPEKTADTLDQDGWLHTGDVGQWLPNGTLKVIDRKKHIFKLSQGEYIAPEKIENAYTRSPFVAQTFVYGESLKSTLVGVVVPDPEVLPKWAESKGIKGDMEYLCQNEEIKRTILTSLQNIGKEGGLKSFEQVKDIFLSAEMFTIENELLTPTMKSKRPALKKHFQSQIDTMYEKLT